A stretch of the Candidatus Jettenia sp. AMX2 genome encodes the following:
- a CDS encoding GatB/YqeY domain-containing protein → MNMKEQVAEDLKKAMKAQDKLRTSVLRMILADIKIADTSGKPKDQIDYNDVVRGYLKKLKKARDEYEKLNIPEKIKELDGEIAIVEEYLPKQLSDDEMKRIVDEVVEMNKFTAKEMGMAMKLIMNKYGSVVDGKRIQLFLKEKLG, encoded by the coding sequence ATGAACATGAAAGAACAGGTGGCAGAAGATCTGAAAAAGGCTATGAAGGCACAGGATAAGCTGAGGACTTCAGTGCTGCGCATGATACTTGCCGATATTAAAATTGCAGATACATCTGGTAAACCTAAAGATCAGATTGACTACAATGATGTTGTACGTGGCTATTTGAAAAAACTCAAAAAGGCCCGAGATGAATACGAAAAACTGAATATACCTGAAAAAATCAAGGAACTGGACGGAGAAATTGCAATTGTTGAGGAATATCTGCCGAAACAATTATCAGATGATGAGATGAAAAGGATTGTTGATGAGGTTGTTGAGATGAACAAATTTACTGCAAAAGAGATGGGCATGGCAATGAAACTTATCATGAATAAGTACGGCAGTGTAGTTGATGGGAAAAGGATACAGCTATTTCTCAAGGAAAAATTGGGTTAA
- the queA gene encoding tRNA preQ1(34) S-adenosylmethionine ribosyltransferase-isomerase QueA: MNINPFKTTEIFTKLSDFDFELPRELIAQQPLKNREDARMLILNRSAGRIEHRKFYEMPDYLFPGDLLILNNTRVTPARVVGNKSSGAFVEILFIEELEGNRWKVLMKSNAKLRKMDEIGIYNNTIFARLTEKLQDGSWHIEFQQKNNIRELLGRIGEMPLPPYIKRSKSKNQLCPLDKERYQTVFAQKEGAIAAPTAGLHFSQEILESIKKQGVEVEFITLHIGPGTFLPIKAENVLDHFMHKEYYECSEEVFRKIKKTRERNNRIIATGSTSCRTLETIALNDKAPKLSGWTNLFIHPPYNFKYTDVLLTNFHLPRTTLLLLVSAFAGRDAILHAYETAKNEGYRFFSYGDCMMII; the protein is encoded by the coding sequence ATGAATATCAATCCATTTAAAACTACTGAAATATTTACCAAATTATCAGATTTTGATTTTGAGCTTCCCAGAGAACTCATAGCTCAACAGCCTTTAAAAAACCGGGAAGACGCACGAATGCTAATTCTCAACAGGAGTGCTGGCAGGATTGAACATCGTAAATTTTACGAAATGCCGGATTATCTTTTCCCCGGAGACTTATTGATATTAAACAATACCCGGGTAACACCGGCACGGGTCGTGGGAAACAAGTCCAGCGGCGCGTTCGTTGAAATATTGTTCATTGAAGAACTAGAGGGAAACCGGTGGAAGGTATTAATGAAATCAAATGCAAAACTCAGGAAAATGGATGAGATCGGCATCTACAATAATACAATCTTTGCAAGATTGACAGAAAAACTTCAGGATGGTTCCTGGCACATAGAGTTTCAACAGAAAAACAACATAAGAGAACTGCTGGGCCGGATAGGAGAAATGCCTTTACCTCCGTATATAAAGCGTTCCAAAAGTAAAAACCAGCTCTGTCCTCTGGATAAAGAAAGATATCAAACCGTATTTGCACAAAAAGAAGGGGCTATAGCAGCTCCTACGGCGGGATTACACTTCAGCCAGGAAATCCTGGAGAGTATAAAAAAACAGGGGGTAGAGGTAGAATTTATTACACTTCATATTGGTCCTGGTACTTTTTTACCAATAAAGGCAGAAAATGTTCTGGATCATTTCATGCATAAAGAATACTACGAATGTTCTGAAGAAGTTTTCCGTAAAATAAAAAAGACTAGAGAACGAAATAACCGCATAATTGCAACGGGCAGCACTTCCTGCAGAACCCTTGAGACAATTGCTTTGAACGATAAGGCGCCAAAACTTTCAGGCTGGACAAATCTCTTTATCCACCCCCCATACAATTTCAAATATACGGATGTCTTGCTAACAAATTTTCACCTTCCCAGGACAACGCTACTTTTATTAGTGTCTGCCTTTGCAGGGAGGGACGCTATCTTACATGCTTATGAGACAGCCAAAAACGAGGGCTATCGTTTTTTCAGTTACGGTGATTGTATGATGATCATTTAA
- the mraZ gene encoding division/cell wall cluster transcriptional repressor MraZ, with translation MFTGEYHHTIDDKNRLAIPAPLRDVINTETEGKGFYITRGLDACLFLYTPKIWQNVVSRIEQFSFTHKKARQFQRLFFSKAQKISDCDSQGRILIPQFLKDIAKIQKNVVIVGVSSRIEVWDDKTWKDFELEHEKSFEEIAEDLFKLDRPLTETE, from the coding sequence ATGTTCACCGGCGAGTACCATCACACAATAGACGACAAGAACAGGTTGGCCATACCGGCCCCTCTTCGTGATGTGATTAATACAGAGACAGAAGGTAAGGGGTTTTATATAACTCGGGGATTGGATGCATGTCTATTTTTGTATACACCAAAAATATGGCAAAATGTCGTTTCAAGAATAGAGCAATTCTCTTTTACCCATAAAAAGGCACGTCAATTCCAGCGCCTTTTTTTTTCTAAAGCACAGAAGATTTCAGATTGTGATTCACAAGGGCGCATATTAATTCCTCAATTTCTGAAAGATATTGCTAAAATCCAGAAGAATGTTGTGATCGTAGGAGTAAGTAGCCGTATTGAGGTCTGGGATGACAAGACCTGGAAAGATTTTGAACTGGAACATGAAAAGTCTTTTGAGGAAATTGCAGAGGATTTATTTAAATTAGATCGTCCCCTTACTGAAACAGAATGA
- the rsmH gene encoding 16S rRNA (cytosine(1402)-N(4))-methyltransferase RsmH produces the protein MKDTGNRIPHIPVMIEEVMEYLCPEAGQIILDCTVGSGGHACRILEKIKPDGLLIGIDRDLEILQTAKRYLSETGGVFKLYHADYAEVDEVLKQAAVEKVHGVLLDLGASSLQFDMAERGFSFCREGPLDMRMDRSRGVTAFDLIQRLSERELEGLFRKYGEERWSGRIARAIIHAKKKGITSTRELAALIERVVPSGRSKIHPATRVFQALRIAVNRELESLEIFLDKIFYHMAVDSRIVIISFHSLEDRIVKNKFREKANQKIAKILTRRPLSPSKAEIVKNIRSRSAKLRAAERSLL, from the coding sequence ATGAAAGATACTGGAAACCGTATTCCTCACATACCGGTAATGATTGAAGAGGTAATGGAATATTTATGTCCGGAAGCGGGACAAATCATTCTGGACTGTACAGTAGGGAGTGGCGGGCATGCATGCAGAATACTTGAGAAAATAAAGCCAGACGGGCTTTTGATCGGCATTGACAGGGATCTGGAGATATTGCAGACAGCAAAACGGTATTTGTCAGAAACAGGTGGCGTCTTTAAGCTTTATCATGCGGATTATGCTGAGGTTGATGAAGTGTTGAAACAAGCGGCGGTTGAAAAGGTTCATGGAGTTCTTCTTGATCTGGGGGCTTCTTCACTACAGTTTGACATGGCGGAGCGCGGTTTTAGTTTCTGCAGGGAAGGTCCGCTTGATATGAGGATGGACCGCTCACGTGGTGTTACCGCCTTTGATTTAATTCAACGGCTTTCTGAAAGGGAACTTGAAGGATTATTCAGGAAATATGGAGAAGAACGATGGTCAGGAAGGATTGCAAGGGCTATTATCCATGCAAAAAAAAAGGGCATTACTTCAACAAGGGAACTGGCTGCATTGATTGAAAGAGTCGTTCCGTCCGGCAGAAGCAAAATCCATCCTGCAACACGGGTATTTCAGGCATTACGGATTGCAGTAAACAGAGAATTGGAAAGTCTGGAGATATTCCTGGATAAAATTTTTTACCATATGGCTGTTGACTCCCGTATTGTTATTATAAGTTTTCACTCCCTGGAAGATCGCATAGTAAAGAATAAATTTAGAGAAAAGGCAAATCAAAAAATAGCTAAAATACTTACCAGAAGGCCTTTAAGTCCCAGTAAGGCAGAAATAGTTAAAAATATTCGCAGTAGAAGTGCAAAGCTGAGGGCAGCAGAAAGGAGTTTGTTATGA